In Larimichthys crocea isolate SSNF chromosome VI, L_crocea_2.0, whole genome shotgun sequence, one genomic interval encodes:
- the sec13 gene encoding protein SEC13 homolog, producing the protein MVSVINTVDTSHEDMIHDAQMDYYGTRLATCSSDRTVKIFDVRNGGQILVADLRGHEGPVWQVAWAHPMFGNILASCSYDRKVIIWKEENGSWDKMYEYTGHESSVNSVCWGPYDFGLILACGSSDGAISLLTFTGDQQWDVKKISNAHTIGCNAVSWAPAVVPGSLIDQPSGQKPNYVKRFVSGGCDNLVKLWKEEDGQWKEDQKLEAHSDWVRDVGWAPSIGLPTSTIASCSQDGRVFIWTCDDPAGNTWTAKLLHKFNDVVWHVSWSITGNILAVSGGDNKVTLWKESMDGQWACISDVSKGQGAVSTITDTQQSEQ; encoded by the exons CACGATGCTCAGATGGATTACTACGGTACTCGACTCGCCACATGTTCCTCTGACCGCACTGTAAAGATCTTCGATGTCCGAAACGGAGGGCAGATACTGGTGGCTGACCTCAGAGG ccaTGAGGGTCCCGTGTGGCAGGTAGCGTGGGCTCACCCGATGTTCGGCAACATTCTGGCTTCCTGCTCCTACGACCGTAAAGTCATCATCTGGAAGGAGGAGAACGGATCCTGGGACAAGATGTATGAATATACCGGACACGAGTCGTCAG tgaACTCTGTCTGCTGGGGTCCGTATGATTTTGGTCTGATTCTGGCCTGCGGAAGTTCAGACGGAGCCATTTCCCTTCTCACATTCACTGGTGATCAGCAGTGGGACGTCAAGAAGATCAGCAATGCGCACACT ATCGGCTGTAACGCAGTGAGTTGGGCTCCTGCCGTAGTTCCCGGCAGCTTGATCGATCAGCCGTCAGGACAGAAACCGAACTACGTGAAGCGATTCGTCTCTGGAGGCTGCGACAACCTGGTGAAACTCTGGAA AGAAGAAGATGGTCAGTGGAAGGAGGATCAGAAGCTGGAGGCTCACAGTGATTGGGTGAGAGACGTCGGCTGGGCTCCTTCTATTGGTCTCCCCACCAGCACCATCGCCAGCTGCTCCCAG GACGGACGTGTTTTTATCTGGACGTGCGACGACCCCGCAGGAAACACCTGGACAGCCAAACTCCTCCATAAGTTCAACGACGTTGTTTGGCACGTCAGCTGGTCTATCACTGGAAATATACTCGCCGTTTCCGGAGGAGACAACAAG GTGACGCTGTGGAAGGAGTCGATGGACGGTCAGTGGGCGTGTATCAGTGATGTCAGCAAAGGCCAGGGAGCCGTGTCCaccatcacagacacacagcagagcgagcagtga
- the si:dkey-222f2.1 gene encoding intermediate filament protein ON3 isoform X1, whose protein sequence is MSLSRTKRISSSNSVRSSSGSRRLSGFGPVQGGFSGISLSSSSLYAGTNGHHHGLGTPLASLSVNKSLLAPLNLEIDPTLSMSRTHEKEQIKSLNNRFASFIDKVRFLEQQNKMLETKLELLQGQGVGRSNVEPLFEAYMAGLRRQMDLVNNDKTKLDGELRNMQGLVEDYKHKYEDEINKRNNLENDFVILKKDVDSAYLVKADLEDKVGALTDEINFLRNIYEEELRELQASIKDTSVVVQMDNSRSLNMEQIVAEVKAQYEEIAARSREEAEAWYKSKFDQMSVQASQYGDELRIVKGEVAEVNRLISRLQSEIEAVKAQRGGLENQLAEAEERGELAVKEAKARTRDLEDALQRAKQDMARQLREYQDLMNLKLALDIEIATYRKLLEGEEDRLGQQSIIHIQAVSNYSTKSTNGYHSNSSSPAPKLLIKTTETRDNSRYSIH, encoded by the exons aTGAGTCTGAGTCGTACCAAGCGAATCAGCTCCAGCAACTCTGTCCGTAGCAGCAGCGGCTCGAGGAGGCTGAGTGGTTTTGGTCCAGTCCAGGGGGGGTTCAGTGGCATCTCCCTCAGCAGCAGCTCGCTCTATGCGGGAACCAACGGGCATCACCATGGCCTCGGCACCCCGCTGGCATCCCTGTCGGTCAACAAGAGCCTGCTGGCCCCCCTCAACCTGGAAATCGACCCAACCCTGTCCATGAGCCGAACCCACGAGAAGGAGCAGATCAAGAGCCTCAACAACCGCTTTGCAAGCTTTATAGATAAG GTACGTTTCCTGGAGCAGCAGAATAAGATGCTTGAGACAaaactggagctgctgcagggtCAGGGGGTGGGCCGGTCCAACGTGGAGCCCCTGTTCGAGGCCTACATGGCGGGTCTGAGGCGCCAGATGGACTTGGTCAACAACGACAAGACCAAACTGGACGGGGAGCTGAGGAACATGCAGGGCCTGGTGGAGGACTACAAACACAA GTACGAGGATGAGATTAACAAGAGAAACAACCTGGAGAACGACTTTGTTATCCTAAAGAAG GATGTAGACTCAGCCTACCTGGTGAAGGCAGATCTGGAGGATAAGGTCGGAGCTCTGACTGATGAAATCAACTTCCTGCGCAACATCTATGAGGAG GAGCTGCGTGAGCTACAGGCCAGCATCAAAGACACCTCTGTGGTGGTGCAAATGGACAACAGTCGCAGCCTGAACATGGAGCAGATCGTAGCCGAGGTCAAAGCCCAGTATGAGGAGATTGCAGCCCGCAGCCGAGAGGAGGCGGAGGCCTGGTACAAGAGCAAA TTCGACCAAATGTCGGTGCAGGCCAGTCAGTATGGAGACGAGCTCCGCATCGTGAAGGGAGAAGTGGCCGAGGTCAACCGACTGATCAGCCGGCTGCAGAGCGAGATAGAGGCTGTCAAAGCGCAG CGTGGCGGTCTGGAGAACCAGCTGGCTGAGGCAGAGGAGCGTGGAGAGCTGGCTGTGAAAGAAGCCAAAGCCCGAACCAGAGACCTGGAGGATGCACTGCAGAGGGCCAAACAAGACATGGCCAGGCAGCTCCGAGAGTATCAG GACCTGATGAACCTGAAACTGGCTCTGGACATTGAGATCGCCACCtacaggaagctgctggaaggagaggaggacag ACTCGGACAGCAGTCCATCATCCACATCCAGGCCGTCTCCAACTACA GTACTAAGAGTACTAATGGGTACCACAGTAACAGCAGCTCTCCTGCTCCAAAACTGCTGATAAAGACAACTGAGACCAGAGATAACAGCAGATACAGCATTCACTga
- the si:dkey-222f2.1 gene encoding keratin, type II cytoskeletal 8 isoform X2 produces MSLSRTKRISSSNSVRSSSGSRRLSGFGPVQGGFSGISLSSSSLYAGTNGHHHGLGTPLASLSVNKSLLAPLNLEIDPTLSMSRTHEKEQIKSLNNRFASFIDKVRFLEQQNKMLETKLELLQGQGVGRSNVEPLFEAYMAGLRRQMDLVNNDKTKLDGELRNMQGLVEDYKHKYEDEINKRNNLENDFVILKKDVDSAYLVKADLEDKVGALTDEINFLRNIYEEELRELQASIKDTSVVVQMDNSRSLNMEQIVAEVKAQYEEIAARSREEAEAWYKSKFDQMSVQASQYGDELRIVKGEVAEVNRLISRLQSEIEAVKAQRGGLENQLAEAEERGELAVKEAKARTRDLEDALQRAKQDMARQLREYQDLMNLKLALDIEIATYRKLLEGEEDRLGQQSIIHIQAVSNYSK; encoded by the exons aTGAGTCTGAGTCGTACCAAGCGAATCAGCTCCAGCAACTCTGTCCGTAGCAGCAGCGGCTCGAGGAGGCTGAGTGGTTTTGGTCCAGTCCAGGGGGGGTTCAGTGGCATCTCCCTCAGCAGCAGCTCGCTCTATGCGGGAACCAACGGGCATCACCATGGCCTCGGCACCCCGCTGGCATCCCTGTCGGTCAACAAGAGCCTGCTGGCCCCCCTCAACCTGGAAATCGACCCAACCCTGTCCATGAGCCGAACCCACGAGAAGGAGCAGATCAAGAGCCTCAACAACCGCTTTGCAAGCTTTATAGATAAG GTACGTTTCCTGGAGCAGCAGAATAAGATGCTTGAGACAaaactggagctgctgcagggtCAGGGGGTGGGCCGGTCCAACGTGGAGCCCCTGTTCGAGGCCTACATGGCGGGTCTGAGGCGCCAGATGGACTTGGTCAACAACGACAAGACCAAACTGGACGGGGAGCTGAGGAACATGCAGGGCCTGGTGGAGGACTACAAACACAA GTACGAGGATGAGATTAACAAGAGAAACAACCTGGAGAACGACTTTGTTATCCTAAAGAAG GATGTAGACTCAGCCTACCTGGTGAAGGCAGATCTGGAGGATAAGGTCGGAGCTCTGACTGATGAAATCAACTTCCTGCGCAACATCTATGAGGAG GAGCTGCGTGAGCTACAGGCCAGCATCAAAGACACCTCTGTGGTGGTGCAAATGGACAACAGTCGCAGCCTGAACATGGAGCAGATCGTAGCCGAGGTCAAAGCCCAGTATGAGGAGATTGCAGCCCGCAGCCGAGAGGAGGCGGAGGCCTGGTACAAGAGCAAA TTCGACCAAATGTCGGTGCAGGCCAGTCAGTATGGAGACGAGCTCCGCATCGTGAAGGGAGAAGTGGCCGAGGTCAACCGACTGATCAGCCGGCTGCAGAGCGAGATAGAGGCTGTCAAAGCGCAG CGTGGCGGTCTGGAGAACCAGCTGGCTGAGGCAGAGGAGCGTGGAGAGCTGGCTGTGAAAGAAGCCAAAGCCCGAACCAGAGACCTGGAGGATGCACTGCAGAGGGCCAAACAAGACATGGCCAGGCAGCTCCGAGAGTATCAG GACCTGATGAACCTGAAACTGGCTCTGGACATTGAGATCGCCACCtacaggaagctgctggaaggagaggaggacag ACTCGGACAGCAGTCCATCATCCACATCCAGGCCGTCTCCAACTACAGTAAGTAA